Within Pygocentrus nattereri isolate fPygNat1 chromosome 17, fPygNat1.pri, whole genome shotgun sequence, the genomic segment gcctgactacaTTGTGGCAACTAAGGTTTGGTGGAGGACGGATAATGAtatagggttgtttttcaggggctggcctaggccccttagttccagtgaagggaaattttaatacttcagcagacattttggacaattgtatgcttgtatactttgtgtgaacagtttggggaaggcctttTTCTATTCCAACATGATTATgcctcagtgcacaaagcaattaaattagcattatcagcACATTTGATTTAACATAAGTATTTATTTGCTAAACCAGGTATTGGATGGTGGACGTCTAGTAATACTGAGCTGCCAAATAGACAGGTaatggaaatggttaaacaaacacactggcaTATGTAAAATcatctactttttaaaaatctacttATGTCTACTTATActaatattatttgtatgtaCTGTAATACTAATGTTTCTTTCTGGGCAAAAAAATGCTCACTgtccagataaacagctttttaaatgtaatttttctcTAAAACCTTTttgcctaaaacctttgcacagttcTATTTGTGACCTACACATTTAACTTACAATCACTCAGCGTACAAATGCCAAGTGTTCTCAATCTGAGTGGCTCAGATACTTAAGCTGTTGTTTACCTCAGTTAAGATGTGGGTTTATTTTTTCTTACACAGGAATTCTCTTACCACTTTATTAGGCTTCACACTTCCATTGGCCTCTGATTTAATACCCCTCATTTTCACACCTTCTGTAAATTAAAGAATATCAGTTAAGAGTTAATaaccactaaaataaacaaaattggaaaaataaacaagagACTGCTTGATATCAGTGATACTTCATTTACGCCAATGGAAAAATTCACTTCACAATTCAAATGAATCTATAAAGCTAATAAAGTACAAGCAGAGATATTCTATGCCATGCTAAAGACAGAAATTTGATTCTTACCAAAGGCTTCATTCATTAGTTGCTCCGCTTCCTCCTCATCACTAACCTCATCCACCAGTGGGCTGAAGGCATACCTGGAGAGTTTAAAATTAACTCCCATAAGTAATTCTTAGATGTCTTACTATATTGCCCAGCAGAACGGCTGTCTTTCACTTAAGATTTAAGTGACATTTTAGTCTTCTATAGGAGTGAAGCACTTCAAGGGCTTCAAAGGTTCCCTAGACGTATTCTTTTCAAAAGAGAAAGATCAAATGCACAAACAGTTTATATTTTGCTTTTGAAACATAAATGATTAACATGCAGCATGCAGCTGTCTATTACCCTATTTATAGTTTGCACTAAAATGCATACCTAATTGGATTATGAGTATCCAATCATGACTACTTAGATGTGTAAGTTAAGGTGCATCCAGGTGTGAATGAGCCCAGAGAAAGCCAGTACTAAGACTGTGTAGCTGTCATAACAAAGCCATGTTACACACCTTCCATAGTTACAAGAGCAATGGTGGATCAGACAGGTTGGCTAAGCATTTTGGACACATGGCACAATATACATATTTTGAGTCTATTCTTTATAGATTGTCAACATCAGTTTTCTGCATTTGTACCACCTCAAAGACAATGTCTGAGCACTCGAGGCACAAAGTTGTGTTCATCATGGAAAAATCTGTAACAAATACTTTCTATTTAACATTTCTTTCagcaaaaaaagacaatgtCTGAGACTTCtatgaaatgaaatgtcagGTTACAGCTAAGCTGACTGAGGTATCTATTCACTATTTCAATGGGCTTAATATCTTCTTAAGGTAACTCTTCCATAAACATGgacatctgaagcttgtaaaactCATTAATTTTCTTTACTGTTTATCATGTGGTTTTACTGTGAATCCTTCTTTAGCCTAACCTGGTGTGGGGTTTACACTAGTTTCTTTGTATCTGATAAAGTGTGTGAATAGTGTGTGTTGGAGGGTGCGGGTGGAGGGTACATTGGAAACCTGGCCCAAACAGTATTTGATCTGTGAGAATTTGGCTAATCTGTCTAATAACCCTGGAAATGTGCTATGTATTCTCTAAAATACTTTtaagatataataaaaatgtcttgaaatttTACCTTGGCCTGAGCAATTTAATATGACAGaagtgaaatatgaaaatataaaaaaagcacTCTGGTTTTAACTTAAGATGTGGAAAGTGGGCTAAGTGTATTGAGAATAGTGCTCCACACTTTCCAGTCTTATGGGAGACAGCAAGAAGACACAATAAATGCCTGACAAGTGGTTCCTTGGAACTGTTGTTACTTGGAAGTGTTGGGTGTCCCCACCTCTGATTGTTGGCAGACGGTCTCCATAGGAACATGATGACTAGCAGGATAGTAGAGAAGAGGAAACGCCAGAAAGCATCATCTATCCACAACTCCCTCCAATCCTACAGAAGACAGGAAGCACTTTTTGTAGGACAATGTAGgtttaattaatgtttaattaatgtttaatttcactgcttgttaaacaaaattaaataaagcatACTCACAGACTGGCATTTAGATAACTTGAAGGTCTTTGTTGtccaaataatgaaaatgacagaGGCTGAAATGTAGTTAGAAGGTggaaaagtaagtaaataaataaataaacgtctCTTCATAAGAGTAACAGAGTAAGTAATGTTTCCATAGATGTTTACCTATGACAGCAAATATAAGAGTGTTGGTGAAGTGGCGGTAAAGGGAGAGCTTCACCACATTTCTCCTAAGCCGCAGAAGTTTCATGGTCTGTGCCAGGCTTATGAAGATGTAATTCAATGTTAAGGACTAAAGTATTAGTTGACAGATAACACAACTTAAAATATTTACCTTTATGTATAACACATATGtgtctggggaaaaaaaagacattcacAAACCACTATTGCTTTTTTGCTGGCATGGCCTAGCAGCAGCCAGTGGTTTTGGGAGCTATGGCATGTGTCAAGATAAGCAAAGAGTTTCATACAGTTGTGGTAAGATGCAAGGAGTGACTGAGTTGATTCAACTTCTGATTCTGGACAAGAAATGACCTCTTATTAcattattgtgcaaaagtccaggaccactctttcatttatttaatttccagtcaaaacagccattaactaTCATTTAATTTTTAGTGTAAGAAGAATTACATAAACGCCTCCAagactaaatataatatcaaattaTAAGTATTTCaattgttcagtttttttctgcACCCCACCACCACTTTAATTCCTCTATCCTTCCAGTCTTAAAACCAATGAGCTATGACTGTGTCCCCTCaaacaaaagctgttcccaaaAGTGTCACTGACATTATATTACCCTTCAAAGAGAAACTAACATGCAtcaagatatttctgaggagatataAGAACACTAGAACAcaaaaactggacatctgaggtGAAGTTTTATGGACATCAGTATAATTCTGAGCTCTTTGGAAGCAACAGAAGGTAGTATCTATGACACCAGAGCAAATAATTCAGACCAGGTCTACAACCATCAGTCAAGCATGGTGAAGAATCAGAGCAAGTTTGGGGgcatttaaaaatatctgaagTTGGTCATTTGTTTTTCGCTGaaggcatcatgaatgctgaaaagtattttttttatatatcagGCATTACTCTTTAATTGGGAATTTTCTGATTGGGAACAAATTCATTCTACATCAAGAACCTTGCTAGCCCACTTTTACCCTACAGAGTATTaattgggtggtagatcattctcagcactgtagggACACTAatgtggtgctggtgtgttagtaatagagtggacacagtgtttaaaacatccagtagcactgctgtgtctgatccacttgtaccagcacaacacaccaccctcacatcagtgtcacttcagtgctgagaatgatccaaaacCCAAATaattcctgctctgtggtggtcctgtgaagGGTGaaatggggctaacaaagtatgcacagcaacagacagactacagtctgtaattgtagaactacaaagcacagttatatggtaagtggagctgataaaatagacattGTAGaataaggaggtggttttaatgtggTTTTAAAGTAGCTGGTCAGTATTTGTtgatatgttaaataaataactttaatGAATAGCTTACTTATAGGTCCTTTTGACTGGcaattaaatacatgaaaacatattctcagatttttgcacagtactgtacctaAAAGTAATGTTGCAAAATCAggctttttctttgttttcactTTCTTACTAAATGTAAGTAGACAGCCAACAAGGTTGCACATATCTGAAGCACTGGGGAGGGGGAGGAAGCAAAACCAGCAGAACAAAAGCGAGaagaatagaaaaaaacaacttacaACCCATATGCAGAGGAAGTTTAACATAGCCGTTAAAGTAGAGAGAGAATGggcaggggaaaaaaagagataaaTGGACAGTGCAATGCAGGATATCCACCAGCAGAGGGTAGAGTCGAGGACAGCCAGTGGGATGGCAGCCAGCAACACCAGGTCATCTTCAGCCTGGCAGGATAGAGAAGGAgggtagagagaaaaaaggagcaagagaaaaagaggaagggTAGCATCATGATATCATCACCAGAAGGGGATGTGCACACACGCTTATAGTGCAGACCCAGGGAAAGCAATATGCAGTTGCAAAGTAAGCTTAGAGGGTAATTTGAAAAGGAAAAGGGTTGACGTCCCCCATTTCCCAAATGTTAAGTGCCAGCAATAAAGATAGAGCTACCGCAATTAGTGTTTTTGTAAGAATATGTTCCTATATTAGTAAGCTATACCCCCTTGTTGAACCCATTTCAGCAATTGTGCAGCAGTTCTCCACAGGCGCCACATAAATATGATGGCATCACATAGCTTCAGTGGACAACACATTAAAGGATATCCACCATGCAATGCAAGAGTCAGTGACAGCCAGAATAATGTCACATAGAAGTCTGCTGGAGCCTCCATGCTCCTGTGAGAGAGACAAGTTTGCTTTCAGGAACTTTATTAGGAACAGAACAACAGTGTCCTCAAATTGTTCAATGTGGAAAAAGAATAGAATTGAAGGGGTTGGCAAAAGGCTGCTTGGAACTTCTAAACCTGGGCTAAAACTGGTAGAGGATTAATGTAGTGGGTCACTTCAGTAGAATTCTGAAGTACAAATATTCTGAACTAGATGTAGAGCACTGTGACTTACCGAGGTGACTCTCAGGACCCCCTCTACAATGGAGAAACTTAGATAAAGCAGTCCTACTCCTACCACCCTATGCAGTAATGCTCCAAGCCTAGGCCTGCaacaataaacacattcacagatATGCTTTAGTAAGAAACTTACATTTTTCCcataaatatcaataaaaaataTCAATGAAAATTCTGAAAATGTAGTGATAAGAACTAATGTTTGCCATCATAGCGACTCACTTGACAATGCCGTAACCAAGGCTGGCAATAATGACAAGTACTCGAGCCAGAGTTCTCTTAACAGCAGAAAGCACCTCAGCAAACACCACTGCTCCCTGGactacaaagaaaaacaaagccaaCCAGGATCAACGTGATGGATCTTGAATCCGAATCTGTTAAAATGTTAGCCTCTTTTGGCAAAATGGCTACAACACCTCTTGCAATTTTACAGAACAAATGATATGTCAAAATTGCGTGTTTGCTATTCAACAATGAGCAAATTCATCAGATAACTAGATTATCTAGATTATCAAGATAATCTGTAGGAGACTGAACACTGTAACAAGATGTCTTTCCTCATCCAGTGTCCTCAAGTTTTGCTGGTGATATTAATTCAGCTTTGATCTTTGTTGTGTCGAATACTGGCCAACTACTAAATGGCACTcctttaatcaaataaaattacCACCTGCTAAAACTCCTGCAGCTACAAGCTGTTCTCCAATACTATAGTTGGTAGTCATCTTGATCTAATTGCAAAGACAAGTTCTTCGACTTACCTGAGAGGCCGTCATACCGGATGCTCTGAAACTCTGCATAATAGACAGCTTTCTCTAGCATTCCTAAGAAGATGACCCCACCAATCCAGAACTGGATCCGCAACAAGTCTCTCCAGTAGCAGGCAGAAAGAGCAAGCCACAGTACACCAAGCACCACGTATATGACGCACATCACCATGTAAAACTGAGGAAGGaattgaaaaaattaaaacCATTGTAATGATACataagaatgggaaaaaaattcaAAGTTCCTTGCGGGCAGCTCTCATAACAAATAATCACTAACAGGCAAGAGTTGGGAATTTTTCTAGACTTACAATCATCAAAGGCCACTCAGATGCTGAGATATACTGATACGGCCCCTCCATGCTGACTTCCACTGTgaagaaaatataataaattaatgcaaactcaagttcatatgtacTGACTGTCACCTCTACGCCACCCCTGAGATTTAAAATCTTACACTCGATTTCCCAGTTTTCTGTCTCTTGGGTTGGGTTTATTTGAAAAACACAGATGATAAACATGTAAGGGCTGTCCTCCCATGTCTGTGCCACCGCATGGTGTGTAGGGCTCTGAAATGACAAGAGAAAAATCGGTTTACTAAAAGAAGAAATGTCAGAGAGGTTGCAGAGTTGTAGTTGTCCACACTCATCTCATCTTTTACCAGTGCTGAAGTTTTGTCTTTGCTGTCCACATCCTTGCCTGACTCCTTGGCAGCAGGAACCGAAACCTGCAAAGAAAGAACATTTAAAGAGGCTATGGATCAAAATAACGTTTACATAAATTACTAAATAAAGTACACCTCCTGCTTTTTACATTCAGATTAcataatgtacattaaaatataGAGTAAGAATTGCTAAAAAAAATTCATCTTCTCAATACTCTGTTTCACTAAAATGGATTAAATACTTTATCATTCGACACATCTCCCACTGTGtccctccttctcctccctGAAGTGCCTGATGTTgtctaaaatacaaagaaatggTATTTGTTTAGAGATTAGTTTGAGTAAAGCATGGTCTCTATTATGTACAGATAATAGCTCACAACACTGTGATTCATCTCACCGGTTGTTCTTCAGATCCCAGGACTACAGGGTTTTCAAATTTCAACAGTTCCAGCTACAAGTAAACAAGAAGTAAGAGTTTAATGCTAGATGACAGATCATCTTGTGTCTGGGTAATAATATAACCTAGACATGCATATCTATTAATATTTAATGCAACAGTTACACCAAGAATCTTTTTTAACTGTTCCCAGTTAAAAAAATAGTAATGGAATTTCAACAATCTAGTAACAGACCACATACATCGTTGTTGGTCATGGGCTGATGGCACTCAATCGGACTGTACTGGTGAAATACATAGAAACCACTACCACCCTTCTGATGCACTGTTTCAGTTTTGAAGTATGCTTTTGCCTTTTCAGTctatcaaaaaaaaagaagagacagCAGCAGATTCTAAATGgaacattcttttaaaaaatgttaatcaTACTTTTCTAAAGTTTGTAATACTtaaataaacagcacactcACATCTATGACGAACACCTCATCATAACAACGAGAGCTACGCAGATACCATGAAATGCTCAGGTTTATAGGAGGGTCGCACTGTTCTTTGAGCcctaaaaatacatattaagaTGAGACCTGTTAAATAGTGGTtggattaaaagagagagagagagagagagagggagagggggagagagagagagagagagagagagagagagagagagagagagagagagagagagagagagagagagagggagagagacagagaccttGTACTTTCTAAGGCACAGATGCGCTACTACAGTGAGAGCGATCTCAGCAAAGAAAGTGTGACCTGCTGAACTGTATACTTACATTTGAGTTTAATGAAGGTGTTATTGAACATTGTCTTTGAGAAAGGGAAGTATTGCTCCTTTACGGATTTctgtaaagcaaaaaaaaacatgaagagCAAATGACACTTCGTTTATATGGGTGACCGTAAAGTTAGCTCCAGTGTTATGACTGTGGAAGATCAGTAGTACTGCTTGCAGGCAGTCGGTTTTTTGACACTTAGTTAGCTGCTCTAAGTTAACTATGCATAGAGAGGGATGGTGGGGTTATTCTTCTTGTTAAATGCTTAAAACCAGTTAGCAACCAAAGTTAGGAAATAGCAGCTTCTTCAAATCAGTTCTCAGTGGACAGGGAACCAAGTGAACCGGGTTAGCTTGCTAGCTGGCATTAGAAACTCAGTCAATCTTACGGCAAGAAACGAATTCTTACTTTGGTATCATGGTCTTAAAGGTCCACTGAGCCCATTGTCACAGAATACACAGAACACAAGACTTGAGGTTAAAACGTTGCCCTGGAATAAGCCGCTGTAGGGGCCAAAAGCTAGCGAGCTAATGTCATTAGCCGGGTGCCCGCGCATGTCAGGAAGGCAGTTCAAAGCTGAGGGACTCACGCTGCTCTTTACAGTCAGGATCCATTTTCCCGGCTCAGACACGGCGCTCAGCGACGGCAGCACTGCTAAACACAAGACCATCCGAAACAGCAGCGTTTTCCGATTTGCCCGTAGTAAAGATTCAGTCGCAGCAGTTGCCATCTCTCCTCTCGTGTTGCTGGAGGGAGCGGGGGGCTTCGCCACTTCCCCGTCCAGAGCTACGCACGGCGACGTCACTCAGGAGGCAGACACTGCTGCGCTTGAACGAGGAACACAAACCAAGGGCTGAcgacgacaacaacaacaacaacaataataataataataattacaataatcataataataataagaagaaacaAATCTAACAATGCACATTCACGACATTTAGCACGGGAGATTGGCCAGAGAATTTATAAAAAATTAGATCGGCCACAAAttgaggaaagaagacaaggaaagttggtataaagttgatgtgccacaccatgaaggtatgggaaagagttgttgaagcaaggctaaggcgagaggttcagatcagtgagcagcagtttggtttcatgcccagaaagagtaccacagatgcaattttttgcattgagagtgttggtagagaagtacagggAAGGTCAGAAGGaactgcattgtgtctttgtggatctagagaaggcatatgatagggtgccaagacaggaactgtggtactgtatgaggaagtcaggtgtagctgaaaagtatgttagggtggtgcaggacatgtatgaggatagtgagacagtggtgaggtgtgcagttggagtgacacaTGGTTttaaggtgaaggtggggttacatcagggatcagctttgagccccttcttgtttgcaatggtgatggacaggttgacagatgaggtcaggcaggaggctccatggaccatgatgtttgcagatgacattgtaatctgtggtgagagtagagggcaggtggaagagaatctggagaggtggaggtttgcactggagaggagaggaacgaaggtcagtagagacgaAACGGAAtccatgtgtgtgaatgagagggaggcaggtggaaaggtgaagatgcaaggagtagaggtcgtaaaggtggatgacttcaaatatcttgggtcaaccatccagagcaatggacagtgtagaaaagaggtgaagaagagggtgcaggcaggatggagtgggtggagacggatgtcaggcctgatgtgtgacagaaggatagcagcaagagtgaaagggaaggtttacaagacagtagtgcgtcctgctatgatgtatggtttggagactgtggctctgtctaaaagacaggaggctgagctggaggtggcagagatgaagatgctgagattttcgttgggagtgacaaggctggacaagattagaaatgagcagatcagagggagagtgaaggtggagcagtttggagataaagccagagaggccaggttgagatggtttggacatgtgttgaggaggaatagtggatatattggtcaaagaatgttggagatggagctgccgggtagaaggagaagaggtggacctcagagaaggtttatggatgtagtgaaggtggacatggagatggttggtgtgaaagtagaggaggcagtggatagggcaagatggatgcagatgatccgctgtggcgacccctaaagggagcagccgaaagaagaa encodes:
- the zgc:162698 gene encoding transmembrane protein 87A isoform X1, giving the protein MATAATESLLRANRKTLLFRMVLCLAVLPSLSAVSEPGKWILTVKSSKSVKEQYFPFSKTMFNNTFIKLKWLKEQCDPPINLSISWYLRSSRCYDEVFVIDTEKAKAYFKTETVHQKGGSGFYVFHQYSPIECHQPMTNNDLELLKFENPVVLGSEEQPTTSGTSGRRRRDTVGDVSNDKVSVPAAKESGKDVDSKDKTSALSPTHHAVAQTWEDSPYMFIICVFQINPTQETENWEIELEVSMEGPYQYISASEWPLMIFYMVMCVIYVVLGVLWLALSACYWRDLLRIQFWIGGVIFLGMLEKAVYYAEFQSIRYDGLSVQGAVVFAEVLSAVKRTLARVLVIIASLGYGIVKPRLGALLHRVVGVGLLYLSFSIVEGVLRVTSEHGGSSRLLCDIILAVTDSCIAWWIFISLAQTMKLLRLRRNVVKLSLYRHFTNTLIFAVIASVIFIIWTTKTFKLSKCQSDWRELWIDDAFWRFLFSTILLVIMFLWRPSANNQRYAFSPLVDEVSDEEEAEQLMNEAFEGVKMRGIKSEANGSVKPNKVDEDLKWVEENIPSSIADVALPPLLDSDEETMTTKFEMSKME
- the zgc:162698 gene encoding transmembrane protein 87A isoform X2 → MATAATESLLRANRKTLLFRMVLCLAVLPSLSAVSEPGKWILTVKSSKSVKEQYFPFSKTMFNNTFIKLKWLKEQCDPPINLSISWYLRSSRCYDEVFVIDTEKAKAYFKTETVHQKGGSGFYVFHQYSPIECHQPMTNNDLELLKFENPVVLGSEEQPTTSGTSGRRRRDTVGDVSNDKVSVPAAKESGKDVDSKDKTSALSPTHHAVAQTWEDSPYMFIICVFQINPTQETENWEIELEVSMEGPYQYISASEWPLMIFYMVMCVIYVVLGVLWLALSACYWRDLLRIQFWIGGVIFLGMLEKAVYYAEFQSIRYDGLSVQGAVVFAEVLSAVKRTLARVLVIIASLGYGIVKPRLGALLHRVVGVGLLYLSFSIVEGVLRVTSAEDDLVLLAAIPLAVLDSTLCWWIFISLAQTMKLLRLRRNVVKLSLYRHFTNTLIFAVIASVIFIIWTTKTFKLSKCQSDWRELWIDDAFWRFLFSTILLVIMFLWRPSANNQRYAFSPLVDEVSDEEEAEQLMNEAFEGVKMRGIKSEANGSVKPNKVDEDLKWVEENIPSSIADVALPPLLDSDEETMTTKFEMSKME